A region from the Andrena cerasifolii isolate SP2316 chromosome 9, iyAndCera1_principal, whole genome shotgun sequence genome encodes:
- the LOC143372850 gene encoding uncharacterized protein LOC143372850 isoform X2, with protein sequence MIFIERKREGPQQTGGRNPPTTGEESSSGGKMNSKRKNRSNTNRSPRARGPQERCVAAEGVYNNAHFMHAITSHVGNIVQIQTLNGSVYEGIFRTFSSQFDVVLEMAHRVEGSGKISVESVVEKLIFKPQDIITMSAKDVDLDYAIRDTFQTDTAISKYNGVIGEKELEPWDAPPATMNGDDLELDGTTNGWDANDMFRKNEQKYGVQTTYEPTLAAYTFPLQRKDTKDYKEQEQKAAEIANEIESQPNHKARLELENGDEEERFAAVVRPNEGKYIPPPLKKKNGNTGKLIRSNEPPPSPGPATTNKNVFNQQPPSNVNVNIPPSSNLPIGMQSAHPSVQHPVPLNMGMPPSGVVVTYNNPPPPFVPPSASQPAPPVPVMQQTQQQSQATPISQVSFPPQQQQAPPSKINTDKRERPGRQQVYQADKAPPAPFPQTNVAASHQQQQQQQQQQQQQQQQSSHQQHGQLQQQNSVEGQRCDIVPHKSDHRKVPTPRSRDDQHSDLRQFATDFKLAEAQAQDTPSVPRKQQHQHQQDSHSSSQITQTHHPAAHQHPPPPQSQQQPQQHPNPQQQQQQQHQNQTVQEETVVTSKPPPGPLSVRSTSPPQTQQQTPTNTPTTPQEPTVDKITTAFKKSTLNPNAKEFNPNTKPFTPRSPSTPTPSRPHTPQTPQYTGATMPTTVVMPAYVMTSQPPTAFSQPPAQPVTRFRKVPVMHAQHRAQDIASQMQVVAATGQPLMAPAPLHPPFQVPYPGQPAYQQMVRMVQAPPPPPHMATPYHHHDSPGPQAPGIQYMGPHTHPHPHVAQQPPSQTPSPANPNPPHTPGTYNPPGTPQPTYPPPPPQGHAPSYPIMCPIIPPHIPIPPQHMQYLPPQPPPGAQQTIPVILPHNQ encoded by the exons ATGATCTTTATCGAAAG GAAACGAGAAGGCCCGCAACAAACCGGCGGCAGAAATCCACCAACCACTGGCGAAGAATCCTCGTCGGGTGGCAAAATGAATAGCAAAAGAAAGAATCGTTCCAATACCAACAG ATCCCCACGTGCCCGAGGTCCACAAGAGAGATGCGTTGCCGCTGAAGGTGTATATAACAACGCCCACTTCATGCATGCGATAACCAGCCACGTTGGCAATATTGTACAG ATTCAAACGCTGAATGGCTCGGTATACGAAGGTATTTTTCGCACGTTCTCCAGTCAGTTCGATGTTGTCTTAGAAATGGCGCATCGCGTAGAAGGTTCGGGGAAGATAAGCGTAGAAAGCGtagtagaaaaattaatttttaagccACAAGATATCATTACTATGTCTGCCAAGGATGTTGATCTAGACTATGCTATACGCGATACATTCCAAACGGACACTGCTATTAGTAAATACAATGGTGTAATTGGTGAAAAAGAATTAGAGCCTTGGGATGCTCCGCCTGCTACTATGAATGGGGATGATTTGGAATTGGATGGCACTACT aacggGTGGGATGCCAATGACATGTTTCGTAAAAATGAACAAAAGTACGGAGTTCAGACAACCTACGAACCAACCTTAGCTGCTTATACTTTCCCACTTCAAAGAAAAGATACGAAAGATTACAAGGAACAAGAGCAAAAGGCTGCAGAGATAGCGAATGAAATAGAATCGCAGCCAAATCACAAAGCCAGATTGGAGCTTGAAAACGGCGACGAAGAGGAAAGATTTGCAGCTGTG GTGAGACCCAACGAGGGTAAATATATTCCACCTCCCCTGAAGAAGAAAAATGGAAATACTGGAAAGTTAATAAGATCTAACGAACCCCCACCTTCGCCAGGACCTGCAACCACCAATAAGAATGTATTTAATCAGCAACCTCCGTCCAATGTGAATGTAAACATTCCCCCATCTTCTAACCTTCCTATTGGAATGCAAAGCGCTCATCCTTCGGTACAACATCCGGTACCGTTAAATATGGGAATGCCACCTAGTGGAGTGGTGGTCACGTATAATAATCCTCCACCACCATTTGTGCCTCCATCAGCATCGCAGCCAGCACCACCAG TACCTGTGATGCAACAGACACAACAACAATCTCAAGCTACTCCTATATCACAAGTGAGTTTCCCACCGCAACAACAGCAAGCACCGCCATCTAAGATAAACACAGACAAACGAGAACGTCCTGGTAGACAACAAGTGTATCAAGCTGATAAAGCGCCACCAGCACCATTTCCTCAAACGAACGTTGCTGCGTctcaccagcagcagcagcagcagcagcagcaacaacaacaacaacaacaacaatcgTCGCATCAACAACACGGTCAATTACAACAGCAAAATTCCGTAGAAGGGCAGCGGTGTGACATAGTTCCGCATAAATCGGATCACAGAAAG GTTCCAACACCGCGCAGTAGGGATGATCAACATTCAGACTTGAGGCAATTTGCAACGGATTTCAAATTAGCAGAAGCACAAGCACAAGACACGCCATCAGTACCGAGAAAGCAACAGCACCAACATCAGCAGGATTCGCATTCTTCGTCTCAAATTACTCAAACGCATCATCCGGCAGCCCATCAACACCCACCGCCGCCACAGTCGCAGCAGCAACCGCAACAACATCCGAAtccgcagcagcaacagcagcaacaacatcAAAATCAGACGGTTCAAGAAGAAACTGTGGTGACTAGTAAACCACCACCAGGCCCGTTATCTGTTCGATCCACCAGTCCTCCCCAAACACAACAACAAACTCCAACAAATACACCTACTACTCCACAAGAACCTACCGTCGACAAAATTACCACGGCTTTCAAAAAGTCAACGTTAAATCCAAATGCTAAAGAATTCAATCCAAACACAAAACCTTTCACACCG CGGTCTCCTAGCACACCGACACCCAGTAGACCACACACTCCGCAAACACCACAATACACTGGAGCAACAATGCCTACGACTGTGGTTATGCCTGCATACGTAATGACTAGCCAACCGCCAACTGCATTCAGCCAACCACCGGCTCAACCTGTGACAAGGTTCCGGAAGG TGCCGGTGATGCATGCGCAGCATCGCGCGCAAGACATAGCTTCTCAAATGCAAGTGGTAGCAGCGACTGGACAGCCTTTAATGGCGCCGGCCCCTTTGCATCCACCATTCCAGGTGCCTTATCCTGGCCAACCAGCATATCAACAGATGGTACGCATGGTTCAGGCTCCACCACCACCTCCACATATGGCTACACCTTATCATCACCATGACTCACCAGGACCGCAGGCCCCTGGTATTCAGTACATGGGTCCACATACGCATCCACACCCACACGTTGCCCAACAACCACCAAGCCAGACACCTTCTCCAGCTAATCCCAACCCACCACACACACCAGGCACTTACAACCCTCCTGGTACTCCACAACCCACATATCCTCCACCACCTCCTCAAGGTCATGCTCCAAGCTATCCAATAATGTGTCCTATAATTCCTCCTCATATACCGATACCACCGCAGCACATGCAATACCTACCACCGCAACCACCTCCTGGAGCGCAGCAAACTATACCAGTGATTTTGCCGCATAATCAGTAG
- the LOC143372850 gene encoding uncharacterized protein LOC143372850 isoform X1 has protein sequence MIFIERKREGPQQTGGRNPPTTGEESSSGGKMNSKRKNRSNTNRSPRARGPQERCVAAEGVYNNAHFMHAITSHVGNIVQIQTLNGSVYEGIFRTFSSQFDVVLEMAHRVEGSGKISVESVVEKLIFKPQDIITMSAKDVDLDYAIRDTFQTDTAISKYNGVIGEKELEPWDAPPATMNGDDLELDGTTNGWDANDMFRKNEQKYGVQTTYEPTLAAYTFPLQRKDTKDYKEQEQKAAEIANEIESQPNHKARLELENGDEEERFAAVVRPNEGKYIPPPLKKKNGNTGKLIRSNEPPPSPGPATTNKNVFNQQPPSNVNVNIPPSSNLPIGMQSAHPSVQHPVPLNMGMPPSGVVVTYNNPPPPFVPPSASQPAPPVPVMQQTQQQSQATPISQVSFPPQQQQAPPSKINTDKRERPGRQQVYQADKAPPAPFPQTNVAASHQQQQQQQQQQQQQQQQSSHQQHGQLQQQNSVEGQRCDIVPHKSDHRKVPTPRSRDDQHSDLRQFATDFKLAEAQAQDTPSVPRKQQHQHQQDSHSSSQITQTHHPAAHQHPPPPQSQQQPQQHPNPQQQQQQQHQNQTVQEETVVTSKPPPGPLSVRSTSPPQTQQQTPTNTPTTPQEPTVDKITTAFKKSTLNPNAKEFNPNTKPFTPRSPSTPTPSRPHTPQTPQYTGATMPTTVVMPAYVMTSQPPTAFSQPPAQPVTRFRKGQYLVPVMHAQHRAQDIASQMQVVAATGQPLMAPAPLHPPFQVPYPGQPAYQQMVRMVQAPPPPPHMATPYHHHDSPGPQAPGIQYMGPHTHPHPHVAQQPPSQTPSPANPNPPHTPGTYNPPGTPQPTYPPPPPQGHAPSYPIMCPIIPPHIPIPPQHMQYLPPQPPPGAQQTIPVILPHNQ, from the exons ATGATCTTTATCGAAAG GAAACGAGAAGGCCCGCAACAAACCGGCGGCAGAAATCCACCAACCACTGGCGAAGAATCCTCGTCGGGTGGCAAAATGAATAGCAAAAGAAAGAATCGTTCCAATACCAACAG ATCCCCACGTGCCCGAGGTCCACAAGAGAGATGCGTTGCCGCTGAAGGTGTATATAACAACGCCCACTTCATGCATGCGATAACCAGCCACGTTGGCAATATTGTACAG ATTCAAACGCTGAATGGCTCGGTATACGAAGGTATTTTTCGCACGTTCTCCAGTCAGTTCGATGTTGTCTTAGAAATGGCGCATCGCGTAGAAGGTTCGGGGAAGATAAGCGTAGAAAGCGtagtagaaaaattaatttttaagccACAAGATATCATTACTATGTCTGCCAAGGATGTTGATCTAGACTATGCTATACGCGATACATTCCAAACGGACACTGCTATTAGTAAATACAATGGTGTAATTGGTGAAAAAGAATTAGAGCCTTGGGATGCTCCGCCTGCTACTATGAATGGGGATGATTTGGAATTGGATGGCACTACT aacggGTGGGATGCCAATGACATGTTTCGTAAAAATGAACAAAAGTACGGAGTTCAGACAACCTACGAACCAACCTTAGCTGCTTATACTTTCCCACTTCAAAGAAAAGATACGAAAGATTACAAGGAACAAGAGCAAAAGGCTGCAGAGATAGCGAATGAAATAGAATCGCAGCCAAATCACAAAGCCAGATTGGAGCTTGAAAACGGCGACGAAGAGGAAAGATTTGCAGCTGTG GTGAGACCCAACGAGGGTAAATATATTCCACCTCCCCTGAAGAAGAAAAATGGAAATACTGGAAAGTTAATAAGATCTAACGAACCCCCACCTTCGCCAGGACCTGCAACCACCAATAAGAATGTATTTAATCAGCAACCTCCGTCCAATGTGAATGTAAACATTCCCCCATCTTCTAACCTTCCTATTGGAATGCAAAGCGCTCATCCTTCGGTACAACATCCGGTACCGTTAAATATGGGAATGCCACCTAGTGGAGTGGTGGTCACGTATAATAATCCTCCACCACCATTTGTGCCTCCATCAGCATCGCAGCCAGCACCACCAG TACCTGTGATGCAACAGACACAACAACAATCTCAAGCTACTCCTATATCACAAGTGAGTTTCCCACCGCAACAACAGCAAGCACCGCCATCTAAGATAAACACAGACAAACGAGAACGTCCTGGTAGACAACAAGTGTATCAAGCTGATAAAGCGCCACCAGCACCATTTCCTCAAACGAACGTTGCTGCGTctcaccagcagcagcagcagcagcagcagcaacaacaacaacaacaacaacaatcgTCGCATCAACAACACGGTCAATTACAACAGCAAAATTCCGTAGAAGGGCAGCGGTGTGACATAGTTCCGCATAAATCGGATCACAGAAAG GTTCCAACACCGCGCAGTAGGGATGATCAACATTCAGACTTGAGGCAATTTGCAACGGATTTCAAATTAGCAGAAGCACAAGCACAAGACACGCCATCAGTACCGAGAAAGCAACAGCACCAACATCAGCAGGATTCGCATTCTTCGTCTCAAATTACTCAAACGCATCATCCGGCAGCCCATCAACACCCACCGCCGCCACAGTCGCAGCAGCAACCGCAACAACATCCGAAtccgcagcagcaacagcagcaacaacatcAAAATCAGACGGTTCAAGAAGAAACTGTGGTGACTAGTAAACCACCACCAGGCCCGTTATCTGTTCGATCCACCAGTCCTCCCCAAACACAACAACAAACTCCAACAAATACACCTACTACTCCACAAGAACCTACCGTCGACAAAATTACCACGGCTTTCAAAAAGTCAACGTTAAATCCAAATGCTAAAGAATTCAATCCAAACACAAAACCTTTCACACCG CGGTCTCCTAGCACACCGACACCCAGTAGACCACACACTCCGCAAACACCACAATACACTGGAGCAACAATGCCTACGACTGTGGTTATGCCTGCATACGTAATGACTAGCCAACCGCCAACTGCATTCAGCCAACCACCGGCTCAACCTGTGACAAGGTTCCGGAAGGGTCAGTATCTAG TGCCGGTGATGCATGCGCAGCATCGCGCGCAAGACATAGCTTCTCAAATGCAAGTGGTAGCAGCGACTGGACAGCCTTTAATGGCGCCGGCCCCTTTGCATCCACCATTCCAGGTGCCTTATCCTGGCCAACCAGCATATCAACAGATGGTACGCATGGTTCAGGCTCCACCACCACCTCCACATATGGCTACACCTTATCATCACCATGACTCACCAGGACCGCAGGCCCCTGGTATTCAGTACATGGGTCCACATACGCATCCACACCCACACGTTGCCCAACAACCACCAAGCCAGACACCTTCTCCAGCTAATCCCAACCCACCACACACACCAGGCACTTACAACCCTCCTGGTACTCCACAACCCACATATCCTCCACCACCTCCTCAAGGTCATGCTCCAAGCTATCCAATAATGTGTCCTATAATTCCTCCTCATATACCGATACCACCGCAGCACATGCAATACCTACCACCGCAACCACCTCCTGGAGCGCAGCAAACTATACCAGTGATTTTGCCGCATAATCAGTAG
- the A4 gene encoding apolipophorin-III-like protein, producing MKRILAIVLAVTVLSEAKVAPPATATNSETTFESQLTEFIGQAQANINNLTKQIQEQLNLPDQETIVRTVKQQSTDFVTNVQAYMQNMTEEVKNKRPELESMWNDVKVKLNKVVEDINSGIPNAQEQVADLQAKFQQGVQVVLKESDTAAKSLGQHSGKIQEDLAKFTKQAVDIAVQATQNLNNQLQQAAATTS from the exons ATGAAGAGGATTTTAGCGATCGTGTTGGCCGTTACGGTCCTGTCCGAGGCTAAAGTCGCGCCACCGGCCACCGCTACCAATTCCGAAACAACTTTTGAATCTCAATTGACCGAGTTCATTGGTCAGGCCCAAGCCAACATCAATAACTTGACCAAACAAATCCAGGAACAACTGAACCTGCCCGACCAGGAGACCATCGTTAGGACCGTGAAACAGCAAAGCACCGACTTCGTTACCAACGTCCAAGCGTACATGCAGAACATGACCGAGGAG GTGAAAAATAAACGTCCCGAGTTGGAATCGATGTGGAACGACGTTAAAGTTAAACTGAATAAGGTCGTGGAGGATATTAACAGCGGAATTCCGAACGCCCAGGAACAGGTAGCCGATTTGCAGGCTAAATTCCAACAAGGAGTTCAGGTGGTGCTCAAAGAATCTGACACCGCCGCCAAATCTTTGGGTCAGCACTCTGGAAAGATCCAGGAAGACTTAGCCAAATTCACGAAGCAAGCGGTCGACATTGCTGTACAGGCGACGCAGAACCTTAATAACCAACTCCAGCAAGCCGCTGCTACGACAAGCTAA